In Chloroflexota bacterium, a genomic segment contains:
- a CDS encoding branched-chain amino acid ABC transporter permease produces MQNASNPEHPTPFLTQFLAGVRAGLPVAVGYVPIAIAFGALATKAHLSPSEAVLMSALVFAGASQFMAVGMMVSGAGGLQIVIATLFINLRHLIMSMAVHHTVEETNRPWRALLSFGITDETFALLTLQNANAQGSPTHLFAAGLMGVAYGGWVAGTAIGSFGAEMIPPAVSASMTVGLYAMFIALLMPHVRRSWRVAFIAGSSMALNAVLVSFMSTGWAIVVSTTLGASLGLLAGEAEA; encoded by the coding sequence ATGCAAAACGCGAGCAACCCTGAACACCCAACACCGTTTCTCACACAGTTTCTGGCAGGCGTGCGGGCAGGCTTGCCGGTAGCGGTGGGCTACGTCCCCATCGCGATTGCTTTCGGGGCGCTGGCGACCAAAGCACATCTTTCCCCCTCAGAGGCCGTGCTTATGTCAGCGCTGGTTTTCGCGGGTGCCAGCCAGTTCATGGCTGTAGGGATGATGGTGAGCGGCGCGGGCGGTCTGCAGATTGTCATCGCGACGCTTTTCATCAACCTGCGTCACCTGATTATGAGCATGGCCGTCCATCACACGGTCGAGGAAACCAACCGGCCGTGGCGTGCCTTGCTTTCCTTCGGCATTACCGACGAAACCTTCGCGCTTCTCACCCTGCAGAACGCCAACGCCCAGGGCAGCCCCACCCATTTGTTTGCCGCCGGCTTGATGGGGGTGGCCTACGGGGGCTGGGTAGCAGGAACAGCCATTGGGAGTTTCGGGGCCGAAATGATTCCCCCGGCCGTGAGCGCCTCAATGACTGTGGGGCTTTATGCAATGTTCATCGCGCTGCTAATGCCCCACGTACGGCGCTCGTGGCGGGTGGCTTTCATCGCGGGAAGCAGCATGGCGCTGAATGCCGTGCTGGTTTCCTTTATGAGCACCGGCTGGGCCATCGTGGTTTCCACCACGCTGGGCGCTTCACTGGGCCTGCTGGCAGGGGAGGCAGAGGCATGA
- a CDS encoding AzlD domain-containing protein, producing MNSTTVVIIVGMALVTYIPRLLPGLLFEHYHMPERFKRWLQNIPYAALGALIFPGIIHTENPLLGIIGGVTAVVLSLFDLHLVIVMTVTIFVAFVASYLL from the coding sequence ATGAATTCCACCACCGTCGTGATCATAGTCGGCATGGCATTGGTCACTTACATCCCCAGGTTGTTGCCGGGGCTGTTGTTTGAACACTACCACATGCCCGAAAGGTTCAAGCGGTGGCTCCAAAACATTCCCTATGCGGCATTAGGCGCGCTCATCTTTCCGGGCATCATCCACACGGAAAACCCTTTGCTGGGCATCATTGGCGGAGTGACGGCCGTGGTGCTGAGTTTATTCGATTTGCATCTGGTCATCGTGATGACGGTCACGATTTTTGTTGCTTTTGTGGCGTCGTACTTGCTGTAA
- a CDS encoding ATP-binding cassette domain-containing protein, which translates to MAQTPFLQLKHVSQVYRSGERRFYAVQDVNLSIQEGEFVCLLGPSGCGKSTLLRIITGLQPPTEGQVLYRGEPLVGVNPHATIVFQTFALFPWLTVQENVEIALKARGVPKRVRVPRTLDLLDRVGLDGFEMAYPRELSGGMRQKVGFARAMAVEPELLCLDEPFSALDVLSAETLRGELLELWASGKIPTRAILMVSHNIEEAVFMADRLLIMDKGPGRVVAEIQVDLPHPRQRKSQPFLEYVDRVYGILAGKTQPEHIELGSAPGKPGSTRWLPDVRLNDLIGLVEYLAETPGQTHDIYQLAEELSIDSDTLLKLIDALELLGFATVDNGDITLTPLGETFSEASILTRKEIFATRIRRLPIFRWLIEMLRHAAGHALKWDVIHTALSLELPPPEAEKQGKILINWGRYAEILAYDNEERVITLEPDAFRPAS; encoded by the coding sequence ATGGCCCAAACGCCCTTTCTTCAATTGAAGCATGTTTCGCAGGTGTACCGCAGTGGCGAGCGCCGTTTTTACGCGGTGCAAGACGTCAATTTGAGCATTCAGGAAGGCGAATTCGTGTGCCTGCTGGGGCCTTCGGGTTGTGGCAAAAGCACGCTGTTGCGCATTATTACCGGCTTGCAGCCGCCAACGGAAGGCCAGGTGCTTTACCGTGGCGAGCCGTTGGTGGGGGTGAACCCTCATGCGACTATTGTGTTCCAGACCTTTGCGCTTTTTCCCTGGCTGACAGTGCAGGAAAACGTGGAAATTGCCCTCAAGGCGCGAGGCGTGCCCAAGCGCGTGCGCGTGCCCCGGACGTTGGATCTGCTGGACCGGGTGGGCCTGGATGGGTTTGAAATGGCGTACCCGCGCGAACTTTCGGGCGGCATGCGTCAGAAGGTGGGCTTTGCGCGCGCGATGGCGGTGGAACCCGAATTGCTGTGTTTGGATGAGCCGTTTTCGGCCCTGGACGTTTTGAGCGCCGAAACCCTGCGTGGCGAGCTGCTGGAATTGTGGGCAAGCGGCAAAATACCCACCCGCGCGATTTTGATGGTTTCTCATAACATCGAAGAAGCCGTCTTCATGGCCGATCGCCTGCTCATTATGGATAAAGGCCCCGGTCGGGTGGTGGCGGAAATCCAGGTCGATTTGCCCCACCCCCGCCAGCGCAAATCCCAGCCTTTTTTGGAATATGTGGACCGCGTGTATGGCATTCTGGCAGGCAAGACGCAGCCGGAACATATCGAACTGGGGAGCGCGCCAGGTAAACCGGGCAGCACCCGCTGGCTTCCGGATGTGCGCTTGAACGATCTCATTGGTCTGGTGGAATATCTCGCTGAGACGCCTGGCCAGACGCATGATATTTATCAGTTGGCCGAGGAGTTGAGCATTGATTCGGACACGTTGTTGAAATTGATCGACGCCCTGGAACTGTTGGGTTTTGCCACGGTAGACAACGGCGACATTACCCTTACCCCCCTGGGCGAAACGTTCAGCGAGGCCAGTATTCTCACCCGGAAAGAGATTTTTGCCACGCGCATTCGGCGCTTGCCCATTTTCCGCTGGTTGATTGAAATGCTGCGCCATGCGGCGGGGCATGCCCTCAAGTGGGATGTGATTCACACGGCCCTTTCGCTGGAACTCCCCCCACCCGAAGCCGAAAAGCAGGGTAAAATTCTCATCAACTGGGGGCGCTACGCGGAAATTCTGGCTTACGACAACGAAGAGCGCGTTATTACCCTGGAGCCAGATGCCTTTCGCCCGGCGTCGTAA